One stretch of Rhodopirellula islandica DNA includes these proteins:
- a CDS encoding VWA domain-containing protein, translating to MNTSEIQWGNPEALAWLMVVLGVALVMVYAGVMRRIAWRRFLGTSLVNSSVNPSRWNRPLRAVCVFGSLAMLVVAMSDLRWGKAWEEIPQRGIEAVFVLDVSRSMLAEDVSPNRLERAKQQIKDMVDEMPGDRVGLVVFAGETRQTLPLTRHVEDFKQTLESVGMHSVRRGGSRLGDAIRVASDAFLDKTTDHKAMVILTDGEDQESDPVAEAKRAYEEQGIRIFTIGLGDMTEGSRIPDVDPELPNRQSGRYVKHKGQTVISKMNGAILKEVATQSDGAYIPAGTKRVDMSDVVHGYIENVDETDLQTAKINTYIPRFQWFLIPAMVLFGLDVLLRGWPSTRSVPVSRHASNAVLVFLLWTLSGVGSVHAQDGLGSSAEWTSVVDRAGREQFNAGVSLYETGELEAAEEHFVETATSPDTSLALRARYNLGNCQYARAIAGMQTEPAGAKESLLVAIESFRSAIQVARSDADGNASSNESTRDVVRRARTNLELALRLKQEMEQQQEDQSAQSEDQSSEDESKPSEGDSSEEQQDQNGEDQSASGDQNESESENDGGESQGDDSQSSSDGEQQDGEQQGGEDAKEGSEEGTQQNGSDPSDGSDEGEQPADESSGEAPEGQLQSQSQDSGETEGQDGQAGAMAQQAMPQSMTREEALKMLQAVRDRDMLRRFGKEQRERSRQIPVERDW from the coding sequence GTGAACACGTCGGAAATTCAATGGGGCAACCCAGAGGCACTTGCGTGGTTGATGGTCGTTCTCGGCGTCGCGTTGGTGATGGTCTACGCCGGCGTCATGCGGCGGATCGCTTGGCGACGGTTCCTGGGGACGAGTCTGGTGAACTCGTCGGTCAATCCATCGAGGTGGAACCGGCCATTGCGCGCGGTCTGCGTGTTCGGTTCGTTGGCGATGCTTGTCGTCGCGATGTCCGATTTGCGATGGGGCAAGGCTTGGGAAGAAATCCCCCAACGCGGCATCGAAGCGGTGTTCGTGCTGGATGTCTCTCGCAGCATGTTGGCGGAAGATGTTTCACCGAATCGGTTGGAAAGAGCGAAGCAGCAGATCAAAGACATGGTCGATGAGATGCCCGGCGACCGAGTGGGGTTGGTCGTGTTTGCTGGCGAGACTCGGCAGACCTTGCCGTTGACTCGTCATGTGGAGGATTTCAAGCAGACGTTGGAATCCGTTGGCATGCACTCCGTGCGTCGTGGCGGTTCGCGTTTGGGTGACGCCATTCGAGTCGCTTCGGACGCGTTCTTGGATAAAACCACCGACCACAAAGCGATGGTGATTTTGACAGATGGCGAGGATCAGGAAAGCGATCCAGTGGCGGAAGCGAAACGGGCCTACGAAGAGCAGGGCATTCGCATTTTCACGATCGGCTTGGGCGACATGACCGAAGGCTCGCGGATTCCTGACGTGGACCCTGAGTTGCCGAACCGGCAGAGCGGTCGCTATGTGAAGCACAAAGGGCAAACGGTGATTTCGAAAATGAACGGAGCCATTTTGAAGGAGGTCGCCACGCAATCCGATGGGGCTTACATCCCCGCGGGAACCAAGCGTGTGGATATGTCCGACGTCGTGCATGGGTACATCGAGAACGTGGATGAAACGGATTTGCAAACGGCGAAGATCAACACTTACATCCCTCGTTTTCAGTGGTTCTTGATTCCTGCCATGGTGTTGTTTGGATTGGATGTGTTGCTTCGCGGGTGGCCTTCCACGCGGTCGGTGCCCGTGTCGCGTCACGCTTCGAATGCGGTCTTGGTTTTTTTGCTTTGGACGCTGAGCGGCGTGGGTTCGGTTCATGCTCAGGATGGCCTGGGTTCATCCGCTGAATGGACATCGGTCGTCGATCGAGCTGGCCGTGAACAATTCAACGCAGGTGTGTCGCTGTACGAAACGGGCGAACTTGAGGCCGCGGAGGAGCACTTTGTTGAAACGGCGACTTCGCCGGACACATCACTGGCGCTGCGGGCACGGTACAACCTCGGCAATTGTCAGTACGCACGTGCCATCGCGGGAATGCAAACGGAACCGGCCGGTGCGAAAGAGTCACTGCTCGTAGCGATTGAGAGCTTTCGATCGGCGATCCAGGTGGCGCGGTCGGATGCGGATGGCAATGCGTCAAGCAATGAATCAACCCGTGACGTGGTCCGGCGGGCTCGTACCAATCTGGAGTTGGCACTTCGGCTGAAGCAGGAAATGGAACAGCAGCAGGAAGATCAGTCCGCGCAGTCCGAAGACCAGTCTTCGGAGGATGAATCCAAGCCTTCGGAAGGTGATTCCTCCGAAGAACAGCAGGATCAAAACGGAGAAGACCAATCGGCCTCGGGGGACCAGAACGAAAGTGAATCCGAGAACGACGGTGGCGAATCGCAGGGAGATGATTCGCAGTCTTCTTCTGACGGCGAACAGCAGGATGGCGAACAACAGGGCGGCGAGGACGCAAAGGAAGGATCGGAAGAGGGGACACAGCAAAACGGTTCGGATCCATCAGACGGTTCGGACGAGGGGGAACAGCCTGCGGATGAGTCCAGCGGGGAGGCTCCGGAGGGCCAGTTGCAATCTCAGTCACAGGACTCGGGCGAGACCGAGGGCCAAGACGGGCAGGCGGGGGCAATGGCTCAGCAGGCCATGCCGCAATCGATGACGCGTGAGGAGGCATTGAAAATGCTGCAAGCCGTTCGTGACCGTGACATGTTGCGGCGATTCGGAAAAGAACAGCGAGAACGATCGCGTCAGATTCCAGTGGAAAGAGATTGGTGA
- a CDS encoding vWA domain-containing protein, with protein sequence MNFAWPHAFWLLALLPLMAWWMWRRRGVAAVPFSSLAAVDELPPSLRQRWMWLPKALTLIASALLVVAVARPREGREQTVSETEGIAIEMVIDRSGSMQAMDFEIDGEPVDRLTAVKNVASKFITGGEDLEGRFSDLVGLITFAAYADAETPPTLDHSFVVSRLNQTQIVNRRDEDGTAIGDAIALSVEKLNALDARQKRKVKSKILILLTDGENTAGQLDPVQAAELAETMGIKIYAIGVGTKGKAPVPVRDPFTGRQRLHYMEVNIDEETLRKVAELTEGKYFRATDTDSLDAIYREIDQLEKTEVETHQYVSYRELAVQSWHWGTVTIPPVIAMALVVLIVRSLLEHLWLKELV encoded by the coding sequence ATGAACTTTGCATGGCCTCATGCATTTTGGTTGCTGGCGTTGCTTCCGCTGATGGCGTGGTGGATGTGGCGTCGTCGAGGTGTTGCCGCTGTCCCGTTCAGTTCGCTTGCCGCGGTGGATGAGCTTCCGCCAAGTTTGCGCCAGCGTTGGATGTGGTTGCCCAAGGCGCTCACGTTGATTGCTTCTGCGTTGCTGGTCGTTGCTGTGGCACGCCCTCGTGAGGGCCGTGAGCAAACGGTTTCGGAAACCGAAGGGATCGCGATCGAAATGGTGATCGACCGCAGTGGCAGCATGCAAGCGATGGACTTTGAGATCGACGGTGAGCCCGTGGATCGTTTGACCGCGGTGAAGAACGTGGCTAGCAAGTTTATCACCGGTGGCGAGGACCTCGAGGGTCGCTTCAGTGACTTGGTTGGCCTGATCACGTTCGCGGCTTATGCCGACGCGGAGACACCGCCGACGCTGGATCATTCGTTCGTCGTGTCACGGCTGAACCAAACTCAAATCGTCAATCGCAGAGACGAGGACGGGACCGCAATCGGGGATGCGATTGCCCTGTCCGTTGAAAAGTTGAATGCGTTGGACGCCCGTCAAAAACGCAAGGTGAAGAGCAAGATCTTGATCTTGTTGACCGATGGCGAGAACACGGCGGGGCAACTCGATCCGGTCCAAGCCGCGGAGCTTGCCGAGACGATGGGCATCAAGATCTACGCGATTGGTGTGGGGACGAAGGGCAAGGCCCCGGTGCCCGTTCGCGATCCGTTCACCGGTCGCCAGAGGCTGCATTACATGGAAGTGAATATCGATGAGGAGACGTTGCGAAAGGTGGCAGAACTCACCGAGGGCAAGTACTTTCGAGCCACCGACACGGACTCGCTCGATGCGATTTATCGTGAGATTGATCAGTTGGAAAAGACTGAGGTTGAAACACATCAGTACGTTAGCTATCGGGAACTGGCGGTTCAATCTTGGCATTGGGGAACGGTCACGATTCCACCGGTGATCGCGATGGCGTTGGTGGTCTTGATCGTTCGGTCATTGCTGGAACACCTGTGGCTCAAGGAGTTGGTGTGA
- a CDS encoding DUF58 domain-containing protein: MTPSEILRKIRRIQIRTSHRVDEMLAGTWHSAFKGRGIEFEEVRPYQVGDDVRTIDWNVTARQDAPFVKLFREERELAVMLIVDCSASLDFGTQAQTKRELVTELGATLAMSAIKNNDRVGLTLFSDQVEMSLPPRQGSRHVLRLIRELLTHPSSGTGTDVGAALEHLQRTAKRRTVVFLISDFQSQDYTKSLRVAARKHDIIPVVVTDEREMKLPAVGLVPLRDNETGSVRWVDTSSRTHRQRYEQMVQLQAERRDALFRRYRMEPLHLRTGEDLGEPLRRYFHGRENRR; the protein is encoded by the coding sequence ATGACTCCCAGCGAGATCCTTCGCAAGATTCGTCGAATTCAAATTCGAACCAGCCACCGTGTCGACGAGATGTTGGCGGGGACCTGGCATTCGGCCTTCAAAGGACGAGGCATCGAATTTGAAGAGGTTCGTCCCTACCAAGTCGGCGACGATGTTCGCACGATCGATTGGAATGTGACGGCACGGCAAGACGCTCCCTTCGTCAAACTGTTCCGTGAGGAACGTGAATTGGCAGTGATGCTGATCGTGGATTGTTCGGCGTCCTTGGATTTCGGAACGCAGGCCCAAACCAAACGCGAATTGGTGACGGAATTGGGGGCGACGCTGGCGATGTCAGCGATCAAAAACAACGACCGGGTTGGTTTGACACTGTTCAGCGATCAGGTGGAGATGAGCTTGCCGCCTCGTCAGGGATCGCGTCATGTGTTGCGATTGATTCGCGAATTGTTGACTCATCCATCCAGCGGAACCGGGACCGATGTTGGTGCGGCGCTGGAACACCTGCAACGGACGGCAAAGCGACGAACCGTGGTGTTTCTGATCAGTGATTTTCAATCCCAAGACTATACGAAGTCCCTCCGGGTGGCGGCTCGCAAGCATGACATCATTCCAGTGGTCGTCACCGATGAGCGTGAAATGAAATTGCCCGCCGTTGGATTGGTTCCTTTGCGTGACAATGAAACCGGAAGCGTTCGTTGGGTCGACACGTCCAGTCGCACGCACCGGCAACGCTACGAACAGATGGTTCAGTTGCAAGCCGAACGACGCGATGCTCTGTTCCGGCGTTACCGGATGGAACCTCTGCATTTGCGAACGGGAGAAGACCTCGGTGAACCCCTGCGTCGTTACTTCCACGGACGGGAGAATCGACGATGA
- a CDS encoding AAA family ATPase produces MIEPNAPTEIPSDLMQSESAKQQQQLTERIAHASSPFREIVLQINHVLVGQSHLVDRMLIGLLTGGHLLIEGVPGLAKTTAVASLAKAINTGFQRLQFTPDLLPADLIGTQVYRPQDQTFVVQKGPIFSNLVLADEINRAPAKVQSALLEAMQEHQVTIGSETFPLPEPFLVMATQNPVEQEGTYALPEAQTDRFMLKVIVDYPNREEELQILRRMGKTGTKLEVSAVASPEDILAARELIDEIHLDEKVEGYIVDLVMATRRPEAYGLQMDGLIQFGGSPRATINLTLAARAAAFLAGRAYVLPADVRSIALDVLRHRVMITYEAEAEDLTSESIVQQILDHIPAP; encoded by the coding sequence ATGATCGAACCGAATGCACCCACTGAAATTCCGTCTGATCTGATGCAATCAGAATCGGCGAAACAACAACAGCAACTGACCGAACGGATCGCTCACGCCAGCAGCCCGTTCCGGGAGATTGTGTTGCAGATCAATCATGTGTTGGTGGGGCAGAGTCATCTTGTCGATCGGATGCTGATCGGTTTGCTCACCGGTGGTCACTTGTTGATCGAGGGGGTTCCCGGGCTGGCGAAAACCACCGCGGTGGCCAGTTTGGCGAAAGCGATCAACACCGGGTTCCAGCGTTTGCAGTTCACACCGGACCTGTTGCCCGCTGACTTGATCGGGACCCAGGTGTACCGCCCTCAAGATCAAACGTTTGTGGTTCAGAAAGGGCCAATCTTTTCGAACCTGGTTCTCGCCGATGAGATCAACCGGGCGCCTGCGAAGGTGCAGAGTGCGTTGTTGGAGGCGATGCAAGAACACCAGGTCACGATTGGCAGCGAAACCTTTCCGCTGCCTGAACCGTTCTTGGTGATGGCGACGCAGAACCCGGTGGAGCAAGAGGGCACGTACGCGTTGCCAGAAGCTCAGACGGACCGTTTCATGTTGAAGGTTATCGTCGATTACCCCAATCGCGAGGAAGAGCTGCAGATTCTTCGGCGGATGGGCAAAACGGGAACGAAGCTGGAGGTCTCAGCGGTCGCTTCGCCGGAGGACATCTTGGCGGCGCGTGAGCTGATCGATGAAATTCACTTGGACGAAAAGGTGGAGGGATACATCGTTGATCTGGTGATGGCGACCCGCCGCCCCGAAGCCTACGGGCTGCAGATGGATGGGCTGATTCAGTTTGGCGGTTCGCCTCGCGCCACCATCAATTTGACGCTCGCGGCCAGAGCGGCGGCGTTCTTGGCCGGCCGCGCCTATGTGCTTCCGGCCGATGTGCGTTCGATCGCGTTGGATGTCCTGCGGCATCGTGTGATGATCACCTACGAAGCCGAAGCGGAAGACCTGACCAGTGAATCCATTGTGCAGCAAATCCTCGACCACATTCCGGCTCCGTAA
- the rho gene encoding transcription termination factor Rho, protein MAKKKRAPRGRGGFGSQNGGQGQGQGGQGGGANAGGGGKSRSRRRRRGSGGGGGGNGGGGNNGEPADFVSDAPLEEWDGILELHPNGYGFLRSPKNNYSRERTDPFVPGTMIEKFGLRQGLMLKTMVQQAKRQQGPRVREILDVDGMSPEAYLDVAKFDDLTAINPEQPLKLEHGKMPLTNRVIDLLAPLGKGQRALIVAPPRSGKTIMLQHIAEGISTNHPELTMMVLLIDERPEEVTDMRRSIRGGEVIASSLDMDIESHVRLSQLVIDRAKRLAEMGQDVFLMLDSITRLARAFNKWVGKSGRGGATGTGGLDIRAMDIPKKLFATARAFQEGGSLTIVGTCLVDTNSRMDDAIFQEFKGTGNMEVILDRRLADRRVYPAIDISQSGTRREELLLDEETYETVSMLRRTLSEMHPVDAMEQLTKQLGRFDDNEGFLKLISGAKLA, encoded by the coding sequence ATGGCGAAGAAAAAACGTGCCCCGCGTGGTCGAGGTGGTTTTGGTTCCCAAAATGGCGGTCAGGGCCAAGGCCAAGGCGGCCAGGGCGGGGGCGCCAATGCTGGCGGTGGTGGAAAATCACGTTCGCGACGTCGACGCCGCGGTAGTGGCGGCGGTGGAGGCGGAAACGGTGGTGGTGGCAACAATGGCGAACCAGCCGATTTCGTAAGCGACGCACCGCTCGAAGAATGGGATGGCATCCTGGAGTTGCACCCCAATGGCTACGGCTTTCTTCGCAGCCCCAAGAACAATTATTCGCGGGAACGCACCGATCCATTTGTGCCCGGCACAATGATCGAAAAATTTGGGCTCCGGCAAGGCCTGATGCTCAAAACCATGGTTCAGCAAGCCAAGCGACAACAAGGCCCCCGCGTTCGGGAAATCCTGGATGTCGATGGCATGTCGCCGGAGGCCTACCTCGATGTCGCCAAATTCGACGACCTGACGGCAATCAACCCCGAGCAGCCTCTCAAGCTCGAACACGGCAAAATGCCCCTGACCAACCGAGTCATCGACTTGTTGGCACCCCTGGGCAAAGGCCAACGTGCCTTGATCGTCGCACCGCCACGCAGCGGGAAAACGATCATGCTGCAACACATCGCCGAAGGCATTTCGACCAACCACCCCGAATTGACGATGATGGTGCTGTTGATCGACGAACGCCCTGAGGAAGTCACCGACATGCGTCGGAGCATCCGAGGCGGTGAAGTCATCGCCAGCAGCTTGGACATGGACATTGAAAGCCACGTTCGACTCAGCCAATTGGTCATCGATCGTGCGAAACGCTTGGCCGAAATGGGACAAGACGTCTTCTTGATGCTCGACTCGATCACCCGCTTGGCCCGCGCTTTCAACAAATGGGTTGGCAAGTCCGGTCGCGGCGGCGCCACCGGCACGGGCGGCCTGGACATCCGAGCCATGGACATCCCGAAAAAACTGTTCGCAACCGCACGTGCGTTCCAAGAAGGTGGGTCCCTCACCATCGTGGGCACCTGCCTGGTCGACACGAACTCTCGAATGGATGACGCGATCTTCCAGGAGTTCAAAGGAACCGGGAACATGGAAGTCATCCTGGATCGACGCTTGGCCGACCGCCGCGTCTATCCGGCGATTGACATTTCACAGTCCGGCACCCGCCGCGAAGAATTGCTGCTGGACGAAGAAACCTACGAAACGGTTTCCATGCTGCGACGAACGCTCAGCGAAATGCACCCGGTCGATGCGATGGAACAACTGACCAAGCAATTGGGCCGGTTCGACGACAACGAAGGCTTCCTCAAACTGATTTCAGGTGCGAAACTCGCCTGA
- a CDS encoding L-serine ammonia-lyase: MSHRTQPQETLTPYFGVFDLFKIGIGPSSSHSVGPMRAAEAFLKELQETSLLRRVSRVQIDLYGSLALTGLGHQTDIALLMGLQGETPDQIDTNTVASKLASIRESKRLALNGDHPIPFSEATDLVMHRRAVKGMHPNTMRFTAFTDDDPNTPALDATFLSIGGGFIHREGQTGTAHQKCSSKVPYPFTSANEVLQLCEQHQISINELALRNELTFRSREEIRTGLQRIWTVMQECVEKGCQTEGILPGGLEVERRAPALYQSLTQRSAPMDRDALCVLDWVDLYALAVNEENAAGGRVVTAPTNGAAGIIPAVLHYLQRFCPDVTDETIERFLLTAAVIGSLYKRNASISGAEVGCQGEVGVACSMAAGALTDALGGTPHQVEEAAEIGMEHNLGLTCDPIKGLVQVPCIERNAMGAVKAINASRLALRGDGKHFVSLDRVIRVMKRTGADMSARYKETSRGGLAVNISEC; encoded by the coding sequence GTGAGCCACCGCACCCAGCCCCAAGAAACCTTGACCCCGTACTTTGGTGTCTTCGATCTTTTCAAAATCGGGATTGGACCGTCCAGCTCTCACTCGGTGGGCCCGATGCGAGCCGCCGAAGCGTTCCTGAAAGAACTGCAAGAAACCAGCCTGCTGCGACGCGTCTCGCGGGTCCAAATCGACCTCTACGGCTCGCTGGCCCTGACCGGACTGGGACACCAAACCGACATCGCCTTGCTGATGGGACTTCAAGGCGAAACCCCTGACCAGATCGATACCAACACGGTGGCATCGAAACTCGCCTCCATTCGCGAATCCAAGCGACTCGCACTCAATGGTGACCACCCCATTCCGTTCTCCGAAGCCACCGATCTGGTCATGCACCGACGAGCGGTCAAAGGCATGCATCCCAACACGATGCGTTTCACAGCCTTCACGGACGACGATCCCAACACGCCAGCCCTCGACGCCACGTTCCTCTCGATTGGCGGCGGCTTCATCCATCGCGAAGGACAAACTGGCACCGCACACCAAAAGTGCTCGTCCAAAGTGCCCTACCCTTTCACGTCCGCAAACGAAGTGCTGCAACTCTGCGAACAGCACCAAATTTCAATCAACGAACTCGCCCTGAGAAATGAACTGACGTTCCGGTCCCGAGAAGAAATTCGAACTGGCCTTCAGCGGATCTGGACCGTGATGCAGGAGTGCGTCGAAAAAGGCTGCCAAACCGAAGGCATCCTGCCCGGCGGCCTGGAGGTGGAACGACGCGCCCCGGCTCTCTACCAATCACTGACCCAGCGGAGCGCCCCAATGGACCGAGATGCATTGTGCGTCCTGGACTGGGTCGACCTGTATGCATTGGCGGTCAATGAAGAGAACGCAGCGGGCGGACGCGTCGTCACCGCACCGACCAATGGGGCCGCGGGAATCATCCCCGCGGTGCTGCATTACCTCCAGCGTTTCTGCCCGGATGTCACCGACGAAACCATCGAACGCTTCCTGCTGACCGCCGCCGTGATTGGATCGCTTTACAAACGCAACGCTTCGATCTCGGGAGCTGAGGTTGGCTGCCAAGGCGAAGTGGGCGTGGCGTGCTCGATGGCCGCGGGAGCCCTCACCGACGCACTCGGTGGGACGCCACACCAAGTCGAAGAAGCCGCCGAGATTGGCATGGAACACAACCTTGGACTGACCTGCGATCCGATCAAAGGACTCGTCCAAGTCCCCTGCATCGAACGCAACGCAATGGGAGCGGTGAAGGCGATCAACGCCAGCCGACTCGCCCTTCGCGGTGACGGCAAACACTTCGTTTCCCTGGATCGTGTGATCCGCGTCATGAAGCGAACCGGCGCGGACATGTCCGCTCGCTACAAAGAAACTTCCCGCGGGGGCTTGGCCGTCAACATCAGCGAATGCTAA
- a CDS encoding Gfo/Idh/MocA family protein, whose translation MSDGKVKMAMVGLGFGSEFISIYQAHPDADVVAICRRNETELNKTGDQFGIDRRYTDYDAVLADPEVQCVHINSPIADHAWMSLKALDAGKHVMCTVPMATTIEECQQICEKVKETGLKYMMAETVVYSREFLFIKDMYEKGELGKIQHLAASHPQDMDGWPSYWEEMIPMHYATHVVSPCLGLTNAIAESVSCFGSGTVREDIAKKSGSPFAVESCHIKLKDSDITAHIWRFLYDVARQYRESFDVYGTKRSFEWTLIENEPHVLHTAKKPENEIPEKIEIPDFAHLLPEPIQRFTLPAEIHDADHLSFVQGGGHGGSHPHMVHEFISAVKEDRDPWPNAPTAANWTCTGLCAHQSAMKGGELVRLPDFS comes from the coding sequence ATGAGTGATGGCAAAGTGAAGATGGCAATGGTCGGCTTGGGCTTCGGGTCGGAGTTCATTTCGATCTATCAAGCTCATCCGGACGCTGACGTCGTGGCAATTTGCCGACGCAACGAAACCGAGCTGAACAAGACAGGCGATCAATTTGGCATCGATCGCCGCTACACCGACTACGACGCGGTGTTGGCCGATCCAGAAGTCCAGTGCGTTCATATCAACAGCCCGATCGCGGATCACGCCTGGATGTCCCTGAAGGCTCTCGATGCCGGCAAGCACGTGATGTGCACGGTCCCGATGGCAACGACCATCGAAGAGTGCCAACAAATTTGCGAGAAGGTCAAAGAGACCGGTTTGAAATACATGATGGCCGAGACGGTCGTCTACAGCCGGGAATTCCTGTTCATCAAAGACATGTACGAGAAAGGCGAACTGGGAAAGATCCAGCACCTCGCTGCTTCTCACCCGCAAGACATGGACGGATGGCCAAGCTACTGGGAAGAGATGATCCCGATGCATTATGCCACCCACGTCGTCAGCCCTTGCTTAGGTTTGACGAACGCGATCGCAGAATCGGTCAGTTGCTTCGGCTCCGGCACCGTCCGTGAAGACATCGCCAAGAAGTCAGGCAGCCCATTCGCAGTGGAAAGCTGTCACATCAAACTCAAGGACAGCGACATCACCGCTCACATCTGGCGGTTCCTCTACGACGTTGCTCGGCAATACCGTGAAAGCTTCGATGTTTACGGAACCAAACGCAGCTTCGAGTGGACGCTGATCGAAAACGAACCACACGTTCTTCACACCGCGAAGAAACCCGAAAACGAGATCCCGGAAAAGATCGAGATCCCTGACTTCGCGCACCTGTTGCCTGAGCCAATCCAACGCTTCACGCTGCCTGCTGAAATCCACGACGCCGACCATCTGTCGTTCGTGCAAGGCGGCGGCCACGGCGGATCGCACCCACACATGGTGCACGAATTCATTTCCGCCGTGAAAGAGGATCGCGATCCGTGGCCCAACGCACCGACCGCGGCCAATTGGACGTGCACCGGTTTGTGCGCCCATCAATCGGCCATGAAGGGTGGCGAATTGGTTCGCCTCCCCGACTTCAGCTGA
- a CDS encoding endonuclease/exonuclease/phosphatase family protein, with protein MLLFGGVGSGAVVADESFTAMTYNIRYLNSHDRLDLWSMRRSKVIETIASSDVVGLQEVTVKQLRDVQAGTPEWTWYGVGRDDGEEGGEFAPIGYRHDRFEAVDHGTLWLSDTPTVVGSKGWDAALPRTMTWMVLRHKVDRAEFLVINSHFDHRGSQAREESGRQVAEEVDQRAVNLPVIVMGDFNATSESAPLKALQAGKRVSLLDARDMVEGKPTGPTGTWNGFKAIQPDRRIDHVLVSDRVTVQEYKTLDPRTEAGRFASDHLPIVIRVELK; from the coding sequence ATGCTCTTGTTCGGTGGTGTTGGGTCGGGGGCGGTCGTTGCAGATGAATCGTTCACCGCGATGACCTACAACATTCGCTATTTGAATTCTCACGATCGACTCGACCTTTGGTCGATGCGGCGTTCGAAGGTGATTGAAACCATTGCGTCTTCGGATGTTGTCGGGTTGCAAGAAGTCACGGTGAAGCAACTGCGTGACGTCCAGGCAGGCACGCCCGAGTGGACTTGGTATGGGGTGGGGCGCGATGACGGAGAAGAAGGTGGCGAGTTTGCTCCCATCGGATATCGCCATGATCGATTCGAAGCGGTGGACCATGGGACGTTGTGGTTGTCGGACACGCCCACCGTGGTGGGATCGAAAGGCTGGGACGCAGCGTTGCCTCGCACGATGACTTGGATGGTGCTGCGACACAAAGTGGATCGAGCTGAATTCTTGGTGATCAATTCCCATTTTGATCATCGAGGATCGCAGGCACGCGAAGAATCTGGACGCCAGGTTGCTGAGGAGGTCGATCAGCGTGCAGTGAATTTGCCGGTGATCGTGATGGGCGATTTCAATGCGACGTCCGAGTCCGCGCCGTTGAAGGCGTTGCAAGCTGGGAAGCGCGTGTCGTTGCTGGACGCTCGCGACATGGTCGAAGGAAAACCCACCGGTCCGACTGGAACCTGGAATGGATTCAAGGCCATTCAGCCGGATCGCCGGATTGATCACGTGCTGGTCAGTGACCGTGTCACGGTGCAGGAATACAAGACGCTGGACCCGCGAACCGAAGCTGGTCGTTTCGCGAGTGATCACTTGCCGATTGTGATTCGCGTTGAGCTGAAGTAG